GCCTTCTTGTCCTTGCCCATCATTCGCGTGATGTAGTACTGCTGGGCGATCGACAGCACATTGTTCACGACGTAGTACAGCACCAGTCCGGCCGGGAAGAAGAAGAACATCACCGAAAACGCGATCGGCATGAACATCATCATTTTCGCTTGCACTGGATCGGGCGGAGTCGGGTTCAGCTTGGTCTGCACAAACATCGAAACCGCCATCAGCACCGGCAAGATGAAGTAGGGATCCTGCTGCGACAGATCATGGATCCACAGCACCCATGGCGCGCCGCGCATCTCGACTGACGAGAGCAGCACCCAGTACAGCGAGATGAACACCGGAATCTGGATCACGATCGGCAGGCAGCCACCAAACGGATTCACCTTCTCGGATTTGTACAACTCCATCAGCGCCGCGTTCATCTTCTGCGGATCGCTCTTGAAGCGCTCGCGGATCTGCTGCATGCGCGGCGTGATCTCCTTCATCCGCGCCATCGACTTGTAACTGGCAGCCGACAGCGGAAAGAACACCGCCTTGATCAGCAGCGTCAGCAACACGATTGCCCAACCCCAATTGCCGACAAAGCCGTGGATCTTCTCGAGCAGCCAGAACAACGGCTTCGCAATGATCGTCACCCAGCCGTAGTCCTTGACCAATTCCAGGCCCGGCGCGATCTTTTCCAGCTTGCGCTCCTCCTGCGGGCCGGCGAACAGGCGCGCGGCCACGTTCACGCTCTGACCCGGAGCGATGCTCTGCACCGGCTCCTTCATGCCGACGCGGTACAGCGCCTGGCTGAACTTGTCCGCATAGAACTGGCGCTGTGCGCCTTCCTTCGGGATCCACGCAGAGGCGAAGTAGTGCTGCACCATCGCGACCCAGCCGTTGTCAGCCGACGGCGCATAGTCCTGCTTGCCCTTGTCCAGATCCGAGAAGCTCATCTTCTGGAACTTGTGCTGCTCGGTGTAGACAGCCGGACCGATGAACGTATGCGAGAACCGCGGTGTCTCGACCGGCGTGTCGTCGCGCACCAGCTCCATGTATACCGTCGGCTTCACCGGCGCGGCGCCAACGTTCTCAATCTTCGTATCAACGCCGATCACATAGCTGCCGCGCGTGAACGTATAGGTCTTTACCACCTTCACGCCAGCCTTGACCGGCGATTCGAGGCTGATCGACACCGTGTTCGCGCCGTCCGTCAGCGACGTCGGTCCCGGCACGACGGTGAACACATCGTTGTGGTTTGGGAAATCACCGCCAATCAGGCCAGTGCGCGCCAGGTACGTATGGTTGGCCGTCTGGTCAAACAGCGTGATGTACAGGTTGGGTTGCTTGCCGTCCCCCTCCTTGACCAGCGACAGCCGCGACAACGTGCCGCCTACCGTGCTGATATCGCCGTCATACACGTCCGTCTTGAAGTGGATCTGCTGGCCCTTCACCACGGGCTGCATGGCGGGCGCCGTGCCAGGCGCGCTGCTCGACTCCGTGGTCTGCGGCAGGTCCGCCAACTGCGTGCCCGGCGTGGTCGTGCCCGGCGTCGCCGAAGCGGCCGTCTGGGTCGGTGTCGTGTTCGGGAAGAACAGCGACAAACGTCCATGGTCCCGCTGCCAGTTGTCGTAGAGCATGACGACTGACATGAAGAAGATGACCCATAGGACGGTACGTTTGATGTCCATGCGTTGTCTCGTGGTAAATGAGCTGAGCGACTAGCGCCTGTCGGCACGAACCGGCGGCACCGGGTCGACGCCGCCCGCCGAAAACGGATGGCAGCGACACAATCGCTTCACTGCCAGATAGGTCCCGTGC
This sequence is a window from Mycetohabitans rhizoxinica HKI 454. Protein-coding genes within it:
- the yidC gene encoding membrane protein insertase YidC; translated protein: MDIKRTVLWVIFFMSVVMLYDNWQRDHGRLSLFFPNTTPTQTAASATPGTTTPGTQLADLPQTTESSSAPGTAPAMQPVVKGQQIHFKTDVYDGDISTVGGTLSRLSLVKEGDGKQPNLYITLFDQTANHTYLARTGLIGGDFPNHNDVFTVVPGPTSLTDGANTVSISLESPVKAGVKVVKTYTFTRGSYVIGVDTKIENVGAAPVKPTVYMELVRDDTPVETPRFSHTFIGPAVYTEQHKFQKMSFSDLDKGKQDYAPSADNGWVAMVQHYFASAWIPKEGAQRQFYADKFSQALYRVGMKEPVQSIAPGQSVNVAARLFAGPQEERKLEKIAPGLELVKDYGWVTIIAKPLFWLLEKIHGFVGNWGWAIVLLTLLIKAVFFPLSAASYKSMARMKEITPRMQQIRERFKSDPQKMNAALMELYKSEKVNPFGGCLPIVIQIPVFISLYWVLLSSVEMRGAPWVLWIHDLSQQDPYFILPVLMAVSMFVQTKLNPTPPDPVQAKMMMFMPIAFSVMFFFFPAGLVLYYVVNNVLSIAQQYYITRMMGKDKKA